The Streptomyces sp. NBC_01255 genome window below encodes:
- a CDS encoding DUF3043 domain-containing protein gives MFRSRSKDEKAPTDKVTADPSTTQPRDPEAPKGRPTPKRSEAQTQRRRAATVPTDRKEAAKRQREARRSDLARQREALASGDERYLPARDKGPVRKFVRDFVDSRFAIAEFFLPMAVVILVLSLFGNANRALQNISLLLWLGVIILIVIDSIGIWLRLKKQLNERFPNEPKRGAVAYGLMRTLQMRRLRLPKPQVKRGERP, from the coding sequence GTGTTCCGTAGCCGTTCGAAGGACGAGAAGGCCCCCACCGACAAGGTGACGGCGGACCCTTCCACCACTCAGCCCCGCGACCCCGAGGCCCCGAAGGGCCGCCCGACACCGAAGCGGAGCGAAGCGCAGACCCAGCGTCGGCGCGCCGCGACGGTGCCGACCGACCGCAAGGAGGCCGCCAAGCGTCAGCGCGAGGCGCGTCGCTCGGACCTGGCCCGGCAGCGCGAGGCGCTGGCGAGCGGTGACGAGCGCTATCTGCCGGCCCGCGACAAGGGTCCGGTGCGCAAGTTCGTGCGCGACTTCGTCGACTCGCGCTTCGCGATCGCCGAGTTCTTCCTGCCGATGGCCGTGGTGATCCTCGTGCTGTCGCTCTTCGGGAACGCGAACCGCGCCCTGCAGAACATCTCACTGCTGCTGTGGCTCGGCGTGATCATCCTGATCGTGATCGACTCGATCGGCATCTGGCTCCGGCTGAAGAAGCAGCTGAACGAGCGCTTCCCGAACGAGCCGAAGCGCGGCGCCGTGGCCTACGGCCTCATGCGTACGCTCCAGATGCGCCGCCTGCGGCTGCCGAAGCCGCAGGTCAAGCGCGGAGAGCGGCCCTGA
- a CDS encoding PspA/IM30 family protein → MSGVMKRMGMIFRAKANKALDRAEDPRETLDYSYQKQLELLQKVRRGVADVATSRKRLELQLNQLQGQSAKLEDQGRKALALGREDLAREALSRRAALQQQVSDLEVQHQTLQGEEEKLTLAAQRLQAKVDAFRTKKETIKATYTAAQAQTRIAESFSGISEEMSDVGLAIQRAEDKTAQLQARAGAIDELLASGALDDQSGLAKDDIQAELDRLSGGTDVELELQRMKAELAGGPSAQQQALEGGGEAAPQDSTQQQSHPRFEK, encoded by the coding sequence ATGAGCGGTGTCATGAAGCGTATGGGGATGATCTTCCGCGCGAAGGCGAACAAGGCCCTTGACCGGGCCGAGGATCCGCGCGAGACGCTCGATTACTCCTACCAGAAGCAGCTGGAGCTGCTGCAGAAGGTGCGGCGCGGTGTGGCCGACGTCGCCACCTCCCGCAAGCGGCTCGAACTCCAGCTGAACCAGTTGCAGGGCCAGTCCGCCAAGCTGGAGGACCAGGGCCGCAAGGCGCTGGCGCTCGGCCGCGAGGACCTGGCGCGCGAGGCGCTGTCCCGGCGGGCCGCGCTCCAGCAGCAGGTCAGCGACCTGGAGGTGCAGCACCAGACGCTGCAGGGCGAGGAGGAGAAGCTGACGCTCGCGGCGCAGCGCCTCCAGGCCAAGGTCGACGCCTTCCGCACGAAGAAGGAGACGATCAAGGCGACCTACACGGCCGCCCAGGCCCAGACCCGGATCGCCGAGTCGTTCTCCGGGATCTCGGAGGAGATGAGCGACGTCGGTCTCGCGATCCAGCGGGCCGAGGACAAGACCGCTCAGCTCCAGGCGCGCGCGGGCGCGATCGACGAGCTGCTCGCCTCGGGTGCCCTCGACGACCAGTCCGGGCTCGCCAAGGACGACATCCAGGCGGAGCTGGACCGGCTCTCGGGCGGTACGGACGTGGAGCTGGAGCTCCAGCGGATGAAGGCCGAGCTGGCCGGAGGCCCTTCGGCGCAGCAGCAGGCGCTCGAGGGCGGCGGCGAGGCCGCACCGCAGGACAGTACGCAGCAGCAGTCCCACCCGCGGTTCGAGAAGTAG
- the pspAA gene encoding PspA-associated protein PspAA, which produces MIVRIMGEGQWKLADSHFVELNRLDDELLEEMESGDTEGFRRTLGALLDAVRRLGEPLPDAALEPSELILPAPEASLEEVREMLSDDGLIPG; this is translated from the coding sequence ATGATCGTACGGATCATGGGGGAGGGCCAGTGGAAGCTGGCCGACAGCCACTTCGTCGAGCTGAACAGGCTGGACGACGAGCTGCTCGAAGAGATGGAGTCGGGGGACACCGAGGGCTTCCGCCGCACGCTGGGCGCCCTGCTGGACGCCGTCCGGCGGCTCGGTGAGCCGCTCCCGGACGCCGCTCTGGAGCCCTCGGAGCTGATCCTCCCGGCTCCGGAAGCGAGTCTCGAAGAGGTCCGCGAGATGCTCTCCGACGACGGCCTGATCCCGGGCTGA